The nucleotide window TTGCTAGCCTTAAAGAAAGGCCTctttatgatttttgttttagacGTACAGGTACATAATTTGAGTAATTATAATGAATAGATGTaatgtgtatataaaaagaatGTATTTTAATAGAACAGTAACTATTAGTATGGTAGATATTACATAAAATACTGGGGAATCATTGGAATTCGCAAGGACcaatttttgtggattgttgatatataacattttcgttgggatgtaatttttgTGGATTGTTGAGATATAACATTTTCGTTGGGATGTCATTTCGTGGGTGTGGTTTCTGTACATTGAAACAATACGTAATTTGTGTACTCCATTGTGTTTTAACATTGTTGGGAGGTTATTCATGAAATCTAACGACTCCACGGTACCGGTAATATTTctctgatattttatttaagattatttgtatttttttactTTTAGGGATGATATAAGAGCCCCCATACCTCAGAGGAATGAGACTTTAGTGGAAGACTTACCAGCATTCGGTAGGTTGTTTTGACGTGGATTTTAAAATGTCCTTAAGTGATCACTGAGTATGTATAGAAATTAGACGGATGAAActttatgatacatgtaggaCTTGCCGTTTTTCTTTATCACACACCGTATTAACCTTTGACCCCAGTCTCAGCCAGAGGACTAGAAGTCTGAAGGCTGATATTGATTGACGGTTGATACGAAGTATGATGAGGAAGAGTTGTTTTTATCAAGTTTGCTACATACTTTATTATCAGTTTCATAACACATTCTTGTAGTATTTTATGTCCCCATAATCCAAGATTCTGTGGCATAGTTTTTGgatctgtctgtttgtccacaaaaactttaaacttggtcataacttttaaatggatGGTGATGGGggctttcatttttcaaatgtgtATTCTTTATGACTAGATCTTTCTTTTAGTACCAAAAGTTttttgaccctttgaccttgaagtttggcCACACGGGAGCATCAGTGTTtgacaaacacattttgtttttattatacaCCGGTCCCAGTTTGCTGGTAGCTCCCAGTGCTGCATAAAACTCATGACATTAAGCAGGGTAGTGACTCTTTCTTTACTTAGGACCcaatataagaaatgaaagtCATGATGGGTGTTTTAGATATGACTTTAAGATAAGATAAATATTCGTATTGTTGAGATTGACTAGTTAAAATTTTAGCAAACATGATATATCAATTATGAATTCTATTTTATATGTGTGCAGTACCCGCAAAGCTATTCTTGACATTTCTTTCATGTTCAATTGTGCATATATCCTAtgaggccatcattaaaaatatttttgtttgatttactccgacccacatttttcaaggtgggtaggtaggtaggtattttttttttttttgcagtatcGAAAAAATTGATTATTGTCATAAAAACGCAGACTTAgaaatttattgatgttttcattaaacattggACAAGAcagatttaataattattgctaTAAAACATTCATCAAAAAAGTTTCTTAGAGAATATAaacctttaaaatgaaacaatgtcTATTTCCCTGGaaaccaaattaaaaaaaaaaaattaaaagtactgAAAAAAATGATGGGGTAGGGGCGATTTtcacgggtcggtcggagtacatcaaacaaatcaatttttatttttggcctggTATCAGGTTTTGTGTTTATCAGGTTTTTCTGTTTTCTATCGTGTTGTGTGTTTATCAGTGTCTCCTGATTTTAATTGTGAAATcattgaaaaattaattaaacaggatgcaaaaaaacaaaaaaaaaacatttttcaagGAGCACATTAATAACATTCCATTGTAAAGTAATTTACTTTCTTATAAAGATACTCATATTCTGATCAGTTCAAAAGAAGTCTAAAGCAAACATGGAATACcatgtttgaatttttgttatttcatatatatatagaattattaatatcaatttttggTGCAAGTCAAGAAAATTGTGCAGAGATGATTAAAATACTTTGATGTGAAATAAAACTTTATACTAGCTTGTTCGTGGAGGCATATTCCCATGCTTGAAGACTACACCCACAGAGAAAGAGAATTATCCAGTTTTGAATACTTTTACTGTGTGGATTTTGCATTAAAATCACATGTAACATTTTGTGTTTCACTGAAGCGTTGATTGTTTAACATCTATCTATCAAAATCAGAGGGGCGGGGCCTGTAGTCCTGAAATCAGAGGGGCAGTGCCTGCAGACCTGAAATTAGAGGGCGGGGCCTGTAGACCTGATATCGTAGGGGTGGGGCTTGTAGACCTGAAATCAGAGGGGCGGGTCCTGTAGACCTGAAATTGGGGGGGAGCTGTAGACCtgaaattgggggggggggggggggggggggctgtagACCTGCCAATTAGGGGTACATCTACTTGACATACCTGCATTAATTTACCTGTATATGTTAGGATTATCAAGGTAATGCACAATTCTTTTTGTAGCTATTCAAGTTTCATTCTGTTTAAAACACCTGCCAATTAGGGGTACATCTACTTGACATACCTGCATTAATTTACCTGTATATGTTAGGATTATCAAGGTAATGCACAATTCTTTTTGTAGCTATTCAAGTTTCATTCTGTTTAAAACActtttaaatttacaacatttctatcaagttttccgtttatcatgaagatcatttcttttgttttgcatttatcaggtctacagtgaaaatcgtttatcatATCGTATCATGTGACACTGTGTATACTAATCATATTGTGTGTGTATCCTAGTGCATCATGTGTGTATCCTATTGTATCATGTGACATTGTATCACGTGACATTATCCTATCGTATCACGTGACACTGTATACTATTGTATTGTATGACACTGTATCATATTGTGTCATCTGTTTATCACATTGTGTGTATATCCTATCGTATTGTGTGTATATCCTATCGTATTGTGTGTATATCCTATCGTATTGTGTGTATATCCTATtgtatagctgcaataatgtagccctatccaattttttttaattctgacgttttcgggatagggctacaattccataggatctccgtaatggtgcaaaataattttataaataaccgataataaactctgtgtattagtcccaaatgttgtttacaccaaaaggagtaccaactttgtgctcgggcatgtctaataaaggtgtttttcattaaatacaatgtacagcatgcaaaattcttcgtctgctccgccatgcttgttatcgcgagatctcgtaggtggatctaatgaaaaacctaagcattgacaatcagcgcgaaaatgtagttactcgagccacttcgacaaagaaaggaaaatcatattgttgcagaaagaatttacactcggctgttcggtttttaacttgatattaaattcaaaccttttcaataccgacgaaatagctttcgcctccatacttttccattgatgtaaatactaccttatatggcatatgcaaatgacttgacaatcggaagtttatacttcagtacatcaaacatggcgcacaaatatgaatcgagaaattggaatttatcgaaattgttgaaaacggtagaatagagcctcacaaaccttaagttgcaggttgtaaatttatatattgactaagaaatatagaatatcattttatttacgtaaagaaagtcagcaaatgtttagaatgagcgcaaatgttgcgggagtgaatcactcccgcatttgcaccattacggagatcctaaggagttgtagccctctcctaaaaaaaatcaaaaaaaaaaaaaatcagagagggctacattattgcagctacctattgtattgtgtgtgtatcctatcgtatcgtgtgtgtatcATATCGTATTGTGTGACACTGTATACTATCAAATCGTGTGTGTGTTTCCTATCGTATTTTGTAAGCGTATGACACaataaaatttgagaaaatGTTTATTGGTCAGCTCAGTGCTCACAAACCTCTCTCACCGAGGGTGGAAactgaaacatacatgtaagaacaatattaattacatattaCAATATCACAAGACAGTATTCAATCAACACGCTAACGCTGAATatcaaaacaacaaaataatgaCATTCATGGCACACCATACTGGAACAAAATAATAACGCACATTTCAAATCATGAAAACAGTCATGAGCTTAACTAATAACATAAATGCATGTGTTATAACTAATTACACGCTATATGACaacaaatatacactgtacttacTCTTTAGGGGCACAAACACCAAAACACAAATCAACTTTTGCTATAAAAACAAGCATGGCCTATGCCGGATCAAACTGTAAACAATCTAATAACCGAACCAAATCCGGAATAAATTCCGGCGCCACTACATATTTTATGTATTGTATCATATTGTGCATGTATCATGTTATACCGTTTATGATGTCATGAATAACattgcgggtactgtatatcatgtaaatatcaggagAGTCTGACCTTATTGAACCATGCAACTAGTTTAGAAAAGAGGGTTTAACACATGTAACAAAAactatattacatgtgtaaatgaTGTAGTACGCtggtatattacatgtgtaaatgaTGTAGTACGCtggtatattacatgtgtaaatgaTGTAGTACTGTTGGAAATTCAACATTCTACATCATTTAGCATGTTTAGCAAACAATTTGCAATTTGAATGTAAaatcattcagaaaaaaatttAGTCCCCTGAGTGATTCAAACATTCTGTGTAGAGATTGCCatactatttaatgatttcatttgCTAGGCTGATCAGCTGATCAGACAGGTGaacaatttttatataaaaggacaaagttttaagaatatatcttctgattttatttttgcataCCTGTAGAATATGTTCATATATTTGGGATGTCAGGTGTGCTATTCATTCTTAATAATGGTAAAATTTCCAGGTTTTATTAAGGTTATGGAATTGTATAATTTCAATGCCAAATGCCCTTTGATCCCTTACTTAAcaagtagatacatgtagatcttCAGTGAAGTCATTGAGAAACAGGTAGATATTAAGTGAAATTAATTGTCAGAGAGAATGTTTGACATCAACCATACTGGATGCTGTGGACTTTTTGTAGGTGTCATTTTGTCTCTATCCTAAAATCTTGATCTTGAAGATCTAGGGAAATGGAAATACAATGTAGTATGAATATTAGATATGTTTGGATATTTGTCATTaagtgaaaataacatttcTGAAAAGAAAACCTATTGTGAATTGTGGATTGTAATTTTTAGTTCGATAGAAAATTTTGAATGAAGTAAACATACTGTATAGGAAGTATTTGCCTATCAGTAATTATAGAACAGAAAGTAGCAGGTACaataaaatgaaagtagaatatgGTTTAGAAGATGAAAGTTATGGAAGGTGATATTAGTTGATTGAACAAATGGTACTTGTCAGAGGAAATCCTGTAGGACATTTCCTCTGTCAGAGGAAATCCTATAGGACATTTCCTCAAGTCCTTCTGGATACAAGTATCAATATACGGATGGTTGTAAAATTTCAAACCTAGGATAGGATGCCCTcaacaatgatttttttttcagattgtttGGTTCACTCAGAGAATATCCAAAATACCAGCATCATTCTCATTGAATATGATTATGTAAACTTAAATCCTTATTGCTCAAAGACTGTAATTATGAAGTGTGTGTTTGCTTCAATGTTGAAGGtaatatgaaagaaatatttaactTCAAGAGATGTTGTAGACGGACACACCTAGAAATAGGTCATTTGGTATCACAAGAGttaaatgatgaaatacagCATGTTGATTTCAGtaatagaaaatgaaatgtggatTTCGTTTGTTGTGTACCATTTGTTGAAACACCACCACATAATGTTAATCTTTATGCAGTTTCAGCCCCACACATGGAGGAAATGCTCCATCCACAGGACAGTGGTTGGTGTTTCTCTCTCAGCTTCTAGTGACCGTCCATGCATGATTGgataaaatattaattctagGGCCGCGTTCTTAGATCAGAAGAGTAGTGCATGATTCACGGCTTTTTGTATTGCTGTTGTGGCGTGGTGCGAATTTCCTTTAAATTTCAAGCAATGTCCATTGTGATTGTAAAAAGTATTTTATTTTCTGAAACAAGATGGTGtattttatcaatgttttactCGTAATCTAATGTTGTTTGTTGCGTACTGCTTCAGTGGAGCATCGTTTATATTTTTCAAGCTCTTTCTGCAAGTAGAATATCTCCTTGTGTGGTATTATTCTGGTATTCAGATTTCAGATGATGGTGCTTTCTCAGCTTGTAGACTTTTAGTATTTAGAGCATGGACTTtgaatactctctctctctaattcTGGATGGAGATATAACCCCCACCCCTCCAAATGAAGTACCAAAAATCTTGCTCCAATAGTGTCAGCTCGGTATATCACCACCCTCGAAATGTGTAGAATGAATTTCCATACACGCTAAAAACCTGATATTCGCCTACCACCATCTGCCATTTGTTTTCGGGTACAAAAATACCTGTAGTGAATAGTTCCACCGATTCTAAAGCCAGCAACTAGGGATTCAAAGCCATTGCATAATAATACATAATTGGTCTGTCCAGTGAATCTAACAAATCTTTATTTAGTGCATGTCATGAAAACAGGTAAGTTTAGGTAATTGCGATAATAGCTGGAATATAATCAATTAAGAATTGTCTCTGAAATTATCTCAGTAAAATTGCCCGGCACACATAAATAACTGAGAAACGAAACTTCTATCAGCTGCTGTAAATTTTTTGTACCATGTGACCTATGTGTCATCTGTGTGTATTGATGTGTGTTCCAGAAAAAAAGTGGCAACCATTACATGTGTTTGTCAACCGCTCAACGTATTCAGTCATCGTAGAACCTACCATGACACAAATGAAACGGTTGTACATATATACttaaatgtgttttacaaatgcaCAAGAACAGTACATCCCACTATTAATGAAGATTTAAGAAGTAAGGCAAAacaattttatgcatttatatatCTTGTCAAAAGTGGAAGACAATAATTTACTAACCGATCAaccacattttttttctttcaaattgatgAATTGAAATGACCAAACCCTTTATAATGCCACCCTTGTTATAACGCCTAAATAGGCTAGGACAAAAGTCGACAATATACCGAGGTGACACTGTATATACCAAAGTTCTTTTAAAGATGTGTCCATTGTATATCAAAGATCTTGTGTAGATAggtagacttgctcaagtctctatgtttaataatcattgctctctttaatactttttaataatgccaaacatatgtttggtgacatttaaatatggtagagagcagatatttagacttttgaaacaaaaaaatttgaacgaaatgataaagtaataaaaacaacatagagattTGAGCAAGTCTAGTAGATAGGGACAGATACAGTTAGCTGTACAGCTGTGAGACCAATCCGATCTCAATCTTAGTGATTTTGATGTATGTTGACATTGTAGTTTAAAGCTCAAAGTTCCTTATTTTCAAGGGTAAACTTTCTGTTGACATTGCCGAGATCCCTCTCTGTATCTACAAcagatatataaacacattcTGACTGGAGGAGACGTATCAATGAAAACTTGGaagcaaatttttaaaaacatccaTTGAAATATACACGTGCATTGACCATCTCTAGACTAATGCaaatgtgaaaatatgaaaCATGAAAGTTTTCGTCTTTCCCATGCATTGCCAAGTATttcaaaaatagtaaatattctactaataaagaaacatttttcataaaaaaaaaaaatgaataaatatgttACACATTGTGCGTTCTGTCCAGTTAGAATATGTATCTACGTGTATGAATTACTGCTCTGTACAGGtactataaataaacaaaatcacGGGACAAAAATGGGTTAAAGATTTTATTTTGCCAATAATAACAAGATTCAAAGACAATATCCGGAATATACAggtaatatacaagtaaaaataTAGTACGGTACTCGTCATTCGTTACTAATGCAGAGCCAGGTCAGATTCGTAATGTGGGTAGTCCCACTCAGTATTTCAGTCTTAGTATATGTTGGTGAGGATGACCACAACTTCATATGGTCTCTGTTTTAATATTACCACCCCCCGCCCCCTTTCTACCAAAAGTTGTCACAAAGAAGGACATAGTTAATTTAATGGAAGCACTTGATTGGATACCTTGATTGAAATTAGTTTAGATTGAGGTGCATGCTTCTAAAGCACATGCAGGTCGATGTATTTAAAGTGAGAAATTTTTAACTGTTTTATGCTTTTATAGACAGAAATCTGAAGCATTGATCATGATAATTATGCTGAAAGTGTgcatattgaaaatattaaagaaattgatatttagattgattgaaAATGTGTTCAGAAGGCTGAAGGTAAAGGTTACAGCCATCTTATCCCAGTACTTTTttaacatttatacatgtaccccAGATATATCACATGTAATCAGTCTAAGGCACTATAATTTATCAAGGACTCAAATAATGAAAGAGAtattatattaattatgatttatgattgaATATTTAGTGCATGGACACCAATGAAATAGGAAACCTCAAGTCATGATATGTATTGGTTTTGCATTTCATTCCTTAGATAGGAATCGAGCACTAGTATTCTGTTTTTGTAGTACTTACTAGTAGCCcacatttgatatatttataaattctaTTTTAAATTTAGTTCTACGAGGAAGACGGAGACAAGCTCGGTCCGTTTTTGATGGCTTCCGTGATTTTCAAGCAGAGGCTCGTAAGTATGACTTGGCGTATTTGATATATAATTTGCTCTCAGATTATGAGCCATCAtaaacacactgattttgagtgTCTGTATAACTTAGTGTGATGGAATAGTTTGAAGGTAAAACATCAGAGTACCCAGTACATCGTGCATCTGCTAACAAAGTAATCACATTGAATTCTGTCCACTGTTTTGTGCAATTTTCAGTTGTTTACAAGAATTTGATTCACAAGTCAAAATGCGGACAGGCTATCTAAGTTTGCGATGACTTCCATAAAGTTAGATCGGAATTGGAATGCCCTCTACACCACGATTTTGAGTCACTCTTCTGAAAGAGGAGACAGATGAGTCAAAAGGACTAGATACAATGTTGGTCTCAATACGCCTACGATTAATTATATCCATTACTTTCTTGTAAGTGGCTTCATCTACATTTGTGTGTTGTTCGTCGTGGACCACATGTGCGTTTCCATGACTATGCACATGGAAAGAGGTACCAGGTACTTTCACTTCGTTTTTGTGAACAGAGCTACCGCTAGTGTGGTGACGTTCAAAGTTATTAAGGTTGCCACCGTCTACTATGTGCTTGTTTACGATAATTTCTCGATCTCCCAGTCGGATGGTTTGCACTCTGTGATCACCGTTAGCTTGGACATTTCGTCCATCTACTCTTATCACATGTTCACTGGCGGATCCAACAAGGGGCTGGCCTTCTACATACATAGTACTTATTCTGTGTCCATGACCTTCGTTAGATTGAGGTCGCCCACTTCTAACTTGCATTACGTGATCATGACCATGGTCAGTCCAAGCATTTCCTCCATCTGCTTGTATCATATGTCCACTGACAGACTCAACAAGGGGTTGACCGTCTACATACATAGTACGTAGTCTACGTCCACGGCCTTCGGTAGATTGAGGTTGTCCACTGTTAATTCTTAGCATCTCTCCAGTCGTAAATCCACTCAGGGGGGATGATGATCCAGCGGCGTTCTTTTGACCTCCCGAGCCGATGGTGACGGAACCGTCGCTGTCAGTCGTAAACATTCTAGTCGTCCTGCTGGGAATCCTTATAGCTCTTGTGGCAGTACTTGTTCGGATAATCGGCGGCGATTGGCGAAGGTTTACGAAAACCTTCTTCATCTTCTTAGATCCATCAGATTGTGTTGTATAAATCCTGATGATGCCATTGTTAGGTTTCTTCACGTATCTAGTTTTATCTTTGAGATAACCATAGGCAGATGCTCCGTCCGCCTCTCTAATTTTACTGGTAATTGCCAAGAATATTTTGGAGGGTTTCTTTATCCGTGCGCTGCTACTTAGAGAAATTTCTCGAGGTTCGTTTATGAAGGCCTGAGGGGCTTGATTTGATTGGTATTCTGGAATTGTACGAAcaaattgtttttcaattctTCCAGCGACATCGGTGGCTCCATCGGGGATGTTAATGTTGATTTTTCCTGTTGCACTGCCGTGATTTGTTTCAAGCTTCTCTGATGTGACAACTCCCTCCTGAAGAATTGATTTTAAGAAGGTTTTCAACCCCCCAGTCGGTTTCCCTCTCTGTACAACAGTAGAAGATACTTGTTGGGGACCTTGGTGAATGTgaacacatatttttttcagCCCATGTGCTTTTCCGGATTTATGTACAAGTTCAATAACCCCTGTCTTATAAGGTTTAGTAGAATCAGACCATGTTCTTGCCTCGGAGGGCCCCTTGATGTAATTACCCACTGCTATACCATTAACATGTTGCGGACCGCCTTCCACGAGATGTCCTTTTCCTTTAATACTCAAATCCACAAATCCATCAGATGGTGCAGAGGGATCAACAGAAGTCGTTGCTGCTGAATCAACTGTTGGTCTGAAACTTTGAGAAGTTTTGTCAATGGAAAATGTATCAATTCCTGTGCTGACAACATCGGCTTTATTGGATAGTACGACTGTAGAGTCTTGCTGTATCAATCTACTGGTATCTGGGGATTTTAAATTTGTTCCGAGAACTTCTGTCCTGGGCTGTGGGTTTGTGATGTGGGTGTGGCTTGCTGCTGTATTTCCCCCTGTTTCATAATTTGAGGAAGGTATGTTTTGTATTGATTCACTCTGAGCACCTGAAGCTAGGGATTCTGAGGTGTGAACAGTTGAACTACTAGGTCCGAGGTCTGACTGGATAAATCCAGTTTGGCTGTGTTCGGTGTTGCCACCAGCGTCATAGTTTGTATCAATGGGAATTCCTACCCCTCCTCCTGATGAGCCTGAGTGTACTCCAATATCTGGTTGCACAGCAGGATCTTGAGTACTTTCAGAATATTGTGAATCAGCAAATGTGGAAGGGCTTTGTGAAGAATAATCGGGCTGAACTGGAATGCCTTGATTTGGCTCGGATGTTGTGTAGTCAGTACTTTTGGATGGATCCTGCCAAGATAAGTCAGAAGAAGGAACTCTGTGTATGTATTCTTTTTGAACATCCGAAGCTTGAGATTCGGAGGTATGAACAGTTGAGCTACTAGGTTCGAGGTCTGACTGGATAAATCCGGTCTGGCTGTGTTCGGTGTTGCCACCAGCATTGTAGTTTGTATCAATGGGAATTCCTACCTCTCTTCCTGATGAGCCTGAGTGTACTCCAATATCTGGTTGCACAACAGGATCTTGAGTATTTCCAGAATATTGAGATTCAGTAGCTGAAGAAGGGCTGTGCCAGGAAGAGTCTGGCTGGACAGGAATGCCTTGATTTGTATCAGAGGTCTTGTGATCAGTATTTGTTGATGGATCCTGCCAAGATGAATCGGGCTGAACTGGGACTCCATTATTACTTTCCATGAAAAAATCTCCACCATTAAATGATGGCCACTCAGAAGTTAAACTGCCGCTGTGTTGTGGAACGTTTCCTTCTGATGTGTGAATGACGTCTGGTGTGtgaatgctgtctggtgtgtgAATGCTGTCTGGTGTATGAATGCTGTCTGGTGTATGAATGCTGTCTGGTGTATGAATACTGTCTGGTGTATGAATGCTGTCTGGTGTATCAATACCATCTGGTGTATAAGTACCGTCTGGTGTATAAGTACCATCTGGTGTATAAATACCATCTGGTTTATGAATACCGTCTGGTGTATGAATGCCGTCTGGTGTATGAATGCTGTCTGGTGTATCAATACCATCTGGTGTATAAGTACCGTCTGGTGTATAAGTACCATCTGGTGTGTAAGTACCGTCTGGTGTATGAATACCGTCTGGTGTATGAATACCGTCTGGTGTATGAATACCGTCTGGTGTATGAATGCTGTCTGGCATGTGAATGTCATTTTCCCCTGTGGTATCAGGCATTTGTGAATCAGGTTCAGCTTGATTTAATTCCCATTGATTGATTTCTGTGATCGCTTCAAAGTCATCACGCTGCCGTTCTTCAGAGTCATCACCTGTAATTCCCTCAAGTTTTGCAGAAACCTCTTGGGAGTCATCACCACTATTCTCTTGAGAGTTGCTTTCCTTTCCAGTGGTATCTGTTCCTGTTTCAACATTTCCATCATTCTTTTCATTTGAGTCTTCACCCACCTTCTCTTGCGAGTCACTGTCATCATCTTTGGAATCATCTAGTCTGTCTTTTAATTTGAATGCTATTCCATCTATGTCATTTCCTGATTCTTGTGAATCACTGTCTGCACTTCCTCTATTGTTTCCACATTCATTGCAGTTTGAATCATCTGATCCACCACTTCCTGATTCTTGTGAGTCACTGTCCGTACTTCCTTTATTGTTTCCACATTCATTGCAGTTTGAATCATCTCCTGATCCACCACTTCCTGATTCTTGTGAGTCACTGCCTGTGCTTCCTTTATTGTTTCCACATTCATTGCAGTTTGAATCATCTCCTGATCCACCACCCCCTGATTCTTGTGAGTTACTGTCCCTACTTCCTCTATTGCTTCCACATTCATTGCAGTTTGAATCATCTCCTGATCCACCACTCCCTGATTCTTGTGAGTCACTGCCTGTGCTTCCTTTATTGCTTCCACATTCATTGCAGTTTGAATCATCTCCCGATCTACCACTTCCTGATTCTTGTGAGTCACTGTCTGTGCTTCCTTTATTGCTTCCACATTCATTGCAGTTTGAATCATCTCCTGATCCACCACTTCCTGATTCTTGTGAGTCACTGCCTGTGCTTCCTTTATTGTTTCCACATTCATTACAGTTTGAATCATCTCCTGATCCACCACTTCCTGATTCTTGTGAGTCACTGTCTGTGATTCCTTTATTGCTTCCACATTCATTGCAGTTTGAATCATCTCCTGATCCACCACTCCCTGATTCTTGTGAGTCACTGTCTGTACTTCCTTTATTGCTTCCACATTCATTGCAGTCCTTTCCTTCTTCTAAACTGTTGTTGGTTCCATCTCCCGAGTCACTGCCAGTTCCTTTTTCTTCTGCATCGCTTCCTTGGCTGTCATCAGAGTTGGTATTTTCTTCGGAATCTGTTCCAGCTCTCTGACCGCTGTCACTGTCTGTATCTCCCGAGTTTtctttatcattacatgtattgcaaTTCCCACCTTCTCCTGAGTCATCCCCTTGATCTCCTTCAGAGTCATCCCCTTGACCTTCTCCGGATTCATTTCCTTGACCATCTCCAGAATCGTCTCTTTGACCATCTCTTGAATTATCCCCTTGACCACCTTCGGAAACATCTCCTTGACCATCTCCAGAATCATCTCCTTGACCATCTGCAGAAACATGTTGACCTTCTCCAGAGTTTTTTGTAGCGTCTCCTGAGTGATCCACAGCTTCGTTAAGCACACCTGTGTCTGTGATGTCATCTGTTAGGTCGTCTGTTCCATCATCGTCTTCTGCATCACGCTTTGTAATACTGTGACCAAGCAAACTCTGACTGACTAATTTGTTGAAGTTATCCAATGCCAATTCATGGTGAACTTCTGATTGTCCTCCACTAACTACAATATTATAGATATAAGAAGAATATAGCCTTTGAAAGTCAGTTTTTGAGGAAAAATGGTTGATGCACTAAGGC belongs to Ostrea edulis chromosome 7, xbOstEdul1.1, whole genome shotgun sequence and includes:
- the LOC125655074 gene encoding dentin sialophosphoprotein-like, which encodes MELYQAAALVFLFATFSGGQSEVHHELALDNFNKLVSQSLLGHSITKRDAEDDDGTDDLTDDITDTGVLNEAVDHSGDATKNSGEGQHVSADGQGDDSGDGQGDVSEGGQGDNSRDGQRDDSGDGQGNESGEGQGDDSEGDQGDDSGEGGNCNTCNDKENSGDTDSDSGQRAGTDSEENTNSDDSQGSDAEEKGTGSDSGDGTNNSLEEGKDCNECGSNKGSTDSDSQESGSGGSGDDSNCNECGSNKGITDSDSQESGSGGSGDDSNCNECGNNKGSTGSDSQESGSGGSGDDSNCNECGSNKGSTDSDSQESGSGRSGDDSNCNECGSNKGSTGSDSQESGSGGSGDDSNCNECGSNRGSRDSNSQESGGGGSGDDSNCNECGNNKGSTGSDSQESGSGGSGDDSNCNECGNNKGSTDSDSQESGSGGSDDSNCNECGNNRGSADSDSQESGNDIDGIAFKLKDRLDDSKDDDSDSQEKVGEDSNEKNDGNVETGTDTTGKESNSQENSGDDSQEVSAKLEGITGDDSEERQRDDFEAITEINQWELNQAEPDSQMPDTTGENDIHMPDSIHTPDGIHTPDGIHTPDGIHTPDGTYTPDGTYTPDGTYTPDGIDTPDSIHTPDGIHTPDGIHKPDGIYTPDGTYTPDGTYTPDGIDTPDSIHTPDSIHTPDSIHTPDSIHTPDSIHTPDSIHTPDVIHTSEGNVPQHSGSLTSEWPSFNGGDFFMESNNGVPVQPDSSWQDPSTNTDHKTSDTNQGIPVQPDSSWHSPSSATESQYSGNTQDPVVQPDIGVHSGSSGREVGIPIDTNYNAGGNTEHSQTGFIQSDLEPSSSTVHTSESQASDVQKEYIHRVPSSDLSWQDPSKSTDYTTSEPNQGIPVQPDYSSQSPSTFADSQYSESTQDPAVQPDIGVHSGSSGGGVGIPIDTNYDAGGNTEHSQTGFIQSDLGPSSSTVHTSESLASGAQSESIQNIPSSNYETGGNTAASHTHITNPQPRTEVLGTNLKSPDTSRLIQQDSTVVLSNKADVVSTGIDTFSIDKTSQSFRPTVDSAATTSVDPSAPSDGFVDLSIKGKGHLVEGGPQHVNGIAVGNYIKGPSEARTWSDSTKPYKTGVIELVHKSGKAHGLKKICVHIHQGPQQVSSTVVQRGKPTGGLKTFLKSILQEGVVTSEKLETNHGSATGKININIPDGATDVAGRIEKQFVRTIPEYQSNQAPQAFINEPREISLSSSARIKKPSKIFLAITSKIREADGASAYGYLKDKTRYVKKPNNGIIRIYTTQSDGSKKMKKVFVNLRQSPPIIRTSTATRAIRIPSRTTRMFTTDSDGSVTIGSGGQKNAAGSSSPLSGFTTGEMLRINSGQPQSTEGRGRRLRTMYVDGQPLVESVSGHMIQADGGNAWTDHGHDHVMQVRSGRPQSNEGHGHRISTMYVEGQPLVGSASEHVIRVDGRNVQANGDHRVQTIRLGDREIIVNKHIVDGGNLNNFERHHTSGSSVHKNEVKVPGTSFHVHSHGNAHVVHDEQHTNVDEATYKKVMDIINRRRIETNIVSSPFDSSVSSFRRVTQNRGVEGIPIPI